A single genomic interval of Nymphalis io chromosome 30, ilAglIoxx1.1, whole genome shotgun sequence harbors:
- the LOC126779952 gene encoding uncharacterized protein LOC126779952, with amino-acid sequence MFQYEYEKRPPSRDSRTVSPHWHSRPLPPRPEDILPAKTSVPLKVWIIASASCFAVCGALVLATIVITRWGTSESYAPREIYAEAREPIYANLHPELRPTTEAEESTSQETDNEIQYPILEKLSIFKNIVANRDKKKQENNLITKPQLHPIHDTSLHHPEKKIEKKDQAKLPQDFIHVPEFKPTLPDVFIEDSERISDTLSGIKKAEYNYEEYYNDENLYDDYMQSNTMTSYLIEKVQELHDWITTDPDFEDRADKPKTGNEFGQLLKALNDSLIEGNVTIVMTKLKDLYLGENFTITQQSRKVILSNSTNLLSFGILTLDVMLLHNIQLMAWESQESARQKMLRDPDVFAFNALFMEPSKVEAKRNEIFHQYDNTFGKRQNRLDIDDLDIGKNLLENVLEIGMSTARAAIHLGRAFKNTKIVLNQLSNRESLNANIQNQISRNIDANTHALNHLQSSFNKNDSYNVASNNNGVYTDLDCVWLLYCKNLVATAKLSPPYGTMARINGLALRMLTGELPTDRALDTMLYEVLTGWKELNCPEMFPRCSKTNAATVVLESIIQPLRKSQTNNRL; translated from the exons atGTTCCAATACGAATATGAAAAGCGACCGCCGTCGCGCGACAGTCGGACAGTCTCGCCGCACTGGCATTCCAGGCCTTTACCACCCAGACCTGAAGACATTCTGCCAGCTAAAACCAGC GTGCCATTGAAAGTTTGGATCATAGCGAGTGCTTCGTGTTTCGCGGTGTGCGGTGCGCTGGTCCTCGCGACCATTGTTATCACCAGATGGGGAACCAGTGAGAGCTACGCACCGAGAGAAATATATGCCGAAGCCAGG gaaCCAATATACGCAAACCTTCATCCTGAACTACGACCAACAACGGAAGCTGAAGAATCTACATCACAGGAAACGGACAATGAGATCCAATACCCTATCCTCGAAAAGCTGTCCATATTCAAGAACATAGTCGCAAATCGGGATAAAAAGAAACaagaaaataacttaataacgaAACCACAGCTGCATCCCATCCACGACACGTCCTTACATCACCCGGAGAAGAAAATAGAGAAGAAAGATCAAGCAAAATTACCTCAAGATTTCATCCACGTACCAGAATTCAAACCTACACTCCCAGATGTTTTTATAGAGGATTCTGAAAGGATATCTGATACTTTATCTGGAATTAAAAAAGCCGAATATAACTACgaagaatattataatgatgaaaatttatatgatgATTACATGCAAAGTAATACGATGACGAGTTATTTGATAGAAAAAGTCCAAGAACTCCACGATTGGATCACAACTGACCCAGATTTCGAGGACAGGGCTGATAAACCTAAAACTGGTAACGAATTTGGACAATTGTTAAAAGCACTGAACGATAGTCTGATTGAAGGTAATGTAACGATCGTAATGACGAAGCTGAAAGATTTGTACTTGGGAGAGAATTTTACAATTACACAACAGAGTAGAAAAGTTATATTGAGTAATAGTACGAATTTGCTGTCGTTTGGGATTCTTACATTGGATGTTATGCTGCTCCATAATATTCAACTGATGGCGTGGGAGTCTCAG gAATCAGCTCGTCAGAAAATGTTGAGAGATCCAGACGTTTTCGCTTTCAATGCGCTTTTCATGGAACCCAGCAAGGTTGAAGCGAAGAGGAATGAGATTTTCCATCAATATGATAATACTTTTGG gaAACGTCAAAATCGTTTAGACATTGACGACCTTGACATTGGAAAGAACCTTCTGGAAAATGTACTGGAAATCGGTATGAGCACCGCCCGTGCCGCGATACACTTAGGCAGAGCATTCAAAAACACAAA aattgTTTTAAATCAACTTTCGAATAGGGAATCATTAAATGCCaacatacaaaatcaaatatccCGCAACATTGATGCCAACACGCATGCGCTGAATCACCTACAATCGTCATTTAACAAAAATGACAGTTATAATGTTGCCAGCAACAATAACGGAGTTTACACAGATTTGGATTGCGTTTGGTTGCTGTATTGTAAGAATCTTGTCGCCACAGCGAAATTAAGCCCTCCGTATGGGACTATGGCCAGGATTAATGG GTTGGCTCTACGCATGCTGACCGGCGAGCTACCAACCGACCGTGCTTTGGATACGATGCTCTATGAAGTGTTGACTGGATGGAAGGAACTTAACTGTCCAGAAATGTTTCCAAG ATGCAGCAAAACAAATGCAGCGACCGTGGTCTTGGAATCCATAATTCAGCCGCTAAGGAAATCTCAGACAAACAAcagattgtaa